The following are from one region of the Tistrella mobilis genome:
- a CDS encoding TetR/AcrR family transcriptional regulator: protein MPRTKDSADIPNHLLKAGRDLFWRDGYNATGILQITETAGVPKGSFYNHFPSKEAFAVAVIGQYGDHLQRSWDAMVAAAPPGAQATIAHVFNEMIAWHERAPDRPGCLMGNLAAEITLSSELCREALQAAHLAWRGRLAGLIREGQDKGELRRDLPAGLLSGLIWDAWEGALLRMKLERSAEPVRQSMTLLLGQLLWPHHQAA from the coding sequence ATGCCGCGAACCAAGGACAGCGCCGATATTCCGAACCATCTGCTGAAGGCGGGGCGCGATCTGTTCTGGCGCGACGGCTATAACGCCACCGGCATCCTGCAGATCACCGAGACCGCGGGCGTGCCCAAGGGCTCGTTCTACAATCACTTCCCCAGCAAGGAAGCCTTTGCGGTCGCGGTGATCGGCCAGTATGGCGACCATCTGCAGCGGTCGTGGGATGCGATGGTCGCCGCCGCCCCGCCGGGGGCGCAGGCCACCATCGCCCATGTCTTCAACGAGATGATCGCCTGGCACGAGCGCGCGCCCGACCGGCCCGGCTGCCTGATGGGCAATCTGGCGGCCGAGATCACGCTGTCGAGTGAGTTGTGCCGCGAGGCGCTGCAGGCGGCGCATCTGGCCTGGCGCGGCCGTCTGGCCGGGCTGATCCGCGAGGGGCAGGACAAGGGGGAGCTGCGCCGCGATCTGCCGGCCGGGCTGCTGTCGGGGCTGATCTGGGATGCCTGGGAAGGCGCGCTGCTGCGCATGAAGCTGGAACGCTCGGCGGAGCCGGTCCGGCAGAGCATGACATTGCTGCTGGGGCAGCTGCTCTGGCCCCATCATCAGGCTGCCTGA
- a CDS encoding TrmH family RNA methyltransferase, translating to MTFEIDARPVSSLSNPAVKRLAGLHLKKNREATGLFLVEGLRAVIEGVELGFTLDEVVFVDRLRDLPPGRRLAKLIAGTGARALEVTPEVLVKIARRDNPQTVIGAFRRREFTLADVRPEPGALWVVLEGIKDPGNLGTVLRTLDAVKGAGVILVGDTCDPWSVEAVRATMGSLFVNRIVRAPMAAFLDWRRGWTGTVVGTALTAAVDYRLVDYRPPLLLMMGNEQSGLPPQMVEACDRTVKIPMLGRADSLNLAVSTGIMLYEVVRCRQPLAES from the coding sequence ATGACCTTCGAAATCGATGCGAGGCCGGTGAGCAGCCTGTCCAATCCGGCGGTGAAGCGGCTGGCTGGGCTGCACCTGAAGAAGAACCGCGAGGCGACCGGCCTGTTCCTGGTCGAAGGGCTGCGGGCGGTGATCGAAGGCGTGGAACTGGGCTTCACGCTGGACGAGGTGGTCTTCGTCGACCGGCTGCGCGATCTGCCGCCCGGGCGGCGGCTGGCGAAGCTGATCGCCGGCACCGGCGCCCGCGCGCTGGAGGTGACGCCCGAGGTTCTGGTTAAGATCGCCCGGCGCGACAACCCGCAGACCGTGATCGGCGCCTTCCGCCGCCGGGAATTCACCCTGGCCGACGTCCGGCCCGAACCCGGTGCGCTGTGGGTGGTGCTGGAAGGGATCAAGGATCCCGGCAATCTGGGCACGGTGCTGCGCACGCTGGATGCGGTGAAGGGGGCCGGGGTCATCCTGGTCGGCGACACCTGCGACCCCTGGTCGGTGGAAGCGGTTCGTGCAACCATGGGCTCGCTGTTCGTCAACCGCATCGTGCGTGCCCCGATGGCGGCCTTCCTGGACTGGCGCCGCGGCTGGACCGGCACGGTGGTGGGAACCGCGCTCACCGCAGCGGTGGATTACCGCCTGGTCGACTACCGGCCGCCGCTGCTGCTGATGATGGGCAATGAACAATCGGGCCTGCCGCCCCAGATGGTGGAGGCCTGCGACCGGACGGTGAAGATTCCGATGCTGGGTCGGGCCGACAGCCTCAACCTTGCGGTATCCACCGGCATCATGCTTTACGAGGTCGTGCGCTGCCGCCAGCCGCTGGCGGAAAGCTGA
- a CDS encoding SDR family oxidoreductase, whose product MTQRLSGRAALVTGGGGGIGRATALAFAREGARVCVADIDAAAAAATADAIMAGGGEAFGLAADVRHGDQVSRMVAQAVARFGRLDIAFNNAGIEIETGPLVRSDDEIYQRLMDVNVKGVWLCMKHELAHMLDRPGGGAIINTASVAGLVGAPGRALYAASKHAVLGMTKSAAVENGRKGIRINAVCPGVIRTDMMARAVERRPDHEPLMAAMHPIGRVGEAEEIANAVVFLASDDAAFVLGHALTVDGGMTVI is encoded by the coding sequence ATGACGCAGCGCCTGTCAGGCAGGGCCGCGCTGGTGACCGGCGGCGGTGGCGGGATCGGTCGTGCCACCGCACTCGCTTTTGCCCGCGAGGGCGCGCGGGTCTGTGTCGCCGATATCGACGCCGCCGCCGCCGCGGCGACGGCGGATGCGATCATGGCCGGCGGCGGCGAGGCCTTCGGGCTGGCGGCCGATGTCCGCCATGGCGACCAGGTTAGCCGGATGGTGGCGCAGGCGGTGGCACGCTTCGGCCGGCTGGACATCGCCTTCAACAATGCCGGCATCGAGATCGAAACCGGCCCGCTGGTGCGCAGCGACGACGAGATCTATCAGCGCCTGATGGATGTGAACGTCAAGGGCGTGTGGCTGTGCATGAAGCACGAGCTGGCGCATATGCTGGATCGCCCGGGCGGCGGGGCGATCATCAACACCGCCTCGGTGGCCGGACTGGTCGGCGCGCCGGGCCGCGCGCTTTATGCCGCCAGCAAGCATGCGGTTCTGGGCATGACCAAGAGTGCGGCGGTAGAGAACGGTCGCAAGGGCATCCGGATCAATGCGGTCTGCCCCGGGGTCATCCGCACCGACATGATGGCCCGGGCGGTGGAGCGCCGGCCAGATCACGAGCCGCTGATGGCGGCCATGCACCCGATCGGCCGGGTGGGGGAGGCAGAGGAGATCGCCAATGCGGTGGTCTTCCTCGCCTCGGACGACGCGGCCTTCGTTCTGGGCCATGCCCTTACGGTCGATGGCGGCATGACCGTGATCTGA
- a CDS encoding DMT family transporter: MIRTASHTQAPTPVPVAPTLIDRTMPAGFVLLWSTGYIGGAIALRGLEPLTMSVIRFALATLVMAGIVAALRIRRPARPMLLVHAAVTGLLMHGLQFGGLYGGMAAGVPAGTAALIMGLMPVVVTVAAGPFLGEWPGRRHLAGLALGVAGVGLVVGQRLGDPGQAPLHAYLLVAAGLAGLSFGSLWQKRFCAGLDLRLAGMVQTAAGGLVLVPAALLLETGHMVWTAEVTGAVVWLALVNSIAAIAILGALMRRGAAARAAGLFFLVPSATAIMAWLLLGEPITPLMLAGIALSAAGVRLGRS; the protein is encoded by the coding sequence ATGATCCGCACCGCATCGCATACCCAGGCCCCAACCCCCGTCCCGGTCGCCCCCACCCTGATCGACCGGACGATGCCGGCGGGTTTCGTTCTGTTGTGGAGCACCGGCTATATCGGCGGCGCGATCGCACTCCGCGGGCTGGAGCCGCTGACGATGAGCGTGATCCGCTTCGCCCTCGCCACCCTGGTGATGGCCGGCATCGTCGCCGCCCTGCGCATCCGGCGGCCGGCACGGCCGATGCTGCTGGTCCATGCCGCCGTCACCGGGCTGCTGATGCACGGCCTGCAGTTCGGCGGGCTGTATGGCGGCATGGCGGCCGGCGTGCCGGCGGGCACGGCGGCGCTGATCATGGGGCTGATGCCGGTGGTGGTGACGGTGGCCGCCGGGCCGTTTCTGGGCGAATGGCCGGGGCGGCGGCATCTGGCGGGGCTGGCGCTCGGGGTGGCCGGTGTCGGTCTGGTGGTGGGGCAGCGCCTGGGGGATCCGGGCCAGGCACCGCTCCACGCCTATCTGCTGGTGGCGGCGGGGCTCGCCGGTCTTTCCTTCGGCTCGCTCTGGCAGAAGCGGTTCTGCGCCGGGCTTGACCTCAGGCTGGCCGGCATGGTGCAGACGGCGGCCGGCGGGCTGGTCCTGGTGCCCGCCGCCCTGCTGCTGGAAACCGGCCACATGGTCTGGACCGCCGAGGTGACCGGCGCGGTGGTCTGGCTGGCCCTGGTGAATTCGATCGCCGCGATCGCAATCCTGGGCGCGCTGATGCGGCGTGGTGCGGCTGCCCGCGCGGCCGGGCTGTTCTTCCTGGTGCCCTCTGCCACCGCCATCATGGCCTGGCTGCTGCTGGGTGAGCCGATCACCCCCCTGATGCTGGCCGGCATCGCCCTTTCGGCCGCGGGGGTGCGGCTCGGCCGCAGCTGA
- a CDS encoding tetratricopeptide repeat protein: MRDLKGGYGPVTRLTVALAVAAGLCLPSMSPRAFAQQAPAAAAARPDGAAAQTLPSIRVRTGLHPTFGRIVFDWTGRVGYEVKVEGNALTIVFQEPVTIDVTDVPVRLGRYVAAAAVETGNGRTAAGFTVKADARIRHFYVGNRVVIDIYEPADAAARAAGREPIADIATLVGESPTPATPTPTPTPAVPDGPVPPVQIQTAPGAAPGGADSSGTAPATPAAPGPATPAPAGGLPGLLPGFQAGTGSTEASGVTIITTPADRGVVIDFDWGGNAPAAVVFEAYDAIWIAFDRPANVVTESLTGPSAGQIERVLVVDNPDRALVLRLDTRPGLRPHVRRDEGIWRVRLLEDAPLPDQPLTVAGGTTGGLVVDGSDGAAPLNVTDPVSGIHMILVPIRASSRGVVPTRKFVPFELLETAQGVAIRPRPDTLPVASRRDGVEIGGGGGLPISAEALAPAALPPAPSAPVQETDTEAARLMTEMAIGGRDPFDFARWVRTPDLITETRQALQQAIVSVAPPLRTGPRLTLARFLLANGFAAEAAGVIETAIALEPGVADRVDVVALKGAAAYMQGHYDEAETAFNDPRFDQDPGYALWRAAVAAGRERHQQVGEYASGGVKVPADFPEALRVRMLVQIGQSALTSGRLEIGREILDNLSSMNLSPSDRAMTDYLSGLADKAAGNPEAAIQRWRAIADQGIDRKVSVLARLAQIQTEVETGAITPSDGAAAIDKLRFDWRGDEIELHMLQLLGEMHEKAGNYHDALAAWKEAVTYYPDAPQSAALAKRMSDTFSWLFVDGGASKLAPLDALALFYDYRELTPVGERGDEMIRIMADKLAAVDLLDEASELLRHQVAFRLSGADKSRVGARLALIRLLDNDPAGARQALQDSVTADMTPSLIEQRQRLEARALADLGEYPGAFAAIQGDDGAEARRLRAEFNWAQEKWGDAATAYRHVIEPVLNSPDARVDDVTAREALKTAVAAVLAGNDELRRELRQKLGQRMAGTTVAGAFRFVTDPIARPESADFRAALSQVGSYESFLAAYRQQVATQRLSTIN, encoded by the coding sequence GTGAGGGATCTGAAGGGAGGGTACGGGCCCGTAACGCGGCTGACGGTCGCGCTGGCGGTGGCGGCAGGGTTGTGCCTGCCGTCGATGTCCCCCCGTGCCTTCGCCCAGCAGGCGCCTGCCGCCGCCGCGGCCCGGCCGGACGGGGCGGCCGCGCAGACCCTGCCGTCCATCCGCGTGCGCACCGGTCTGCACCCCACTTTCGGCCGCATCGTCTTCGACTGGACCGGCCGTGTCGGCTATGAGGTGAAGGTAGAGGGCAATGCTCTCACCATCGTCTTTCAGGAGCCGGTGACGATCGATGTGACCGACGTGCCGGTGCGCCTTGGCCGCTATGTCGCCGCGGCGGCGGTGGAGACCGGCAACGGGCGCACCGCGGCGGGGTTTACCGTCAAGGCCGATGCCCGCATCCGCCATTTCTATGTCGGCAATCGTGTGGTGATCGACATCTACGAACCCGCCGACGCCGCGGCACGCGCCGCCGGGCGGGAGCCGATCGCCGACATCGCGACGCTGGTGGGCGAGAGCCCGACCCCTGCGACCCCCACGCCGACGCCGACGCCTGCCGTGCCCGACGGGCCGGTGCCGCCGGTTCAGATCCAGACCGCGCCGGGTGCGGCGCCGGGCGGTGCCGACAGCTCGGGAACCGCGCCGGCGACCCCCGCTGCCCCCGGCCCTGCGACGCCTGCCCCTGCCGGTGGCCTGCCGGGCCTGCTGCCCGGTTTTCAGGCCGGCACCGGCAGCACCGAGGCCTCGGGTGTCACGATCATCACCACGCCCGCCGATCGTGGTGTGGTGATCGATTTCGACTGGGGTGGCAATGCCCCGGCCGCAGTGGTGTTCGAAGCCTATGATGCCATCTGGATCGCCTTCGACCGGCCGGCCAATGTCGTCACCGAAAGCCTGACCGGGCCGTCGGCGGGGCAGATCGAACGGGTGCTGGTGGTCGACAATCCCGACCGGGCGCTGGTGCTCCGGCTCGACACCCGGCCGGGGCTCCGACCGCATGTCCGCCGCGACGAGGGGATCTGGCGGGTGCGGCTGCTGGAAGACGCCCCCTTGCCCGACCAGCCGCTGACGGTGGCCGGCGGCACCACCGGCGGGCTGGTGGTGGATGGCAGCGATGGTGCAGCACCGCTCAACGTCACCGACCCGGTTTCGGGCATCCACATGATTCTGGTGCCGATCCGTGCCTCTTCGCGCGGGGTGGTCCCGACCCGGAAATTCGTGCCGTTCGAACTGCTTGAAACCGCGCAGGGCGTCGCGATCCGGCCGCGGCCGGATACCCTGCCGGTTGCCAGCCGTCGCGACGGTGTGGAGATCGGCGGTGGCGGCGGCCTGCCGATTTCGGCCGAGGCTCTGGCGCCGGCCGCCCTGCCGCCGGCCCCGTCGGCCCCGGTGCAGGAGACCGACACCGAGGCGGCCCGGCTGATGACCGAAATGGCGATCGGCGGCCGCGATCCGTTCGATTTCGCTCGCTGGGTGCGGACCCCGGATCTGATCACCGAGACCCGCCAGGCCCTGCAGCAGGCGATCGTGTCGGTGGCGCCGCCGCTGCGCACCGGGCCGCGGCTGACGCTGGCCCGCTTCCTGCTGGCCAATGGCTTCGCGGCCGAGGCGGCGGGGGTGATCGAAACCGCGATCGCCCTGGAACCGGGCGTTGCCGACCGGGTGGACGTGGTGGCCCTGAAGGGGGCGGCGGCCTATATGCAGGGGCATTACGACGAGGCCGAGACCGCCTTCAACGATCCGCGCTTCGACCAGGACCCCGGCTATGCGCTGTGGCGCGCGGCGGTGGCGGCCGGGCGGGAACGCCATCAGCAGGTGGGCGAGTATGCCTCGGGCGGCGTGAAGGTGCCGGCCGATTTCCCGGAAGCACTCAGGGTGCGGATGCTGGTCCAGATCGGACAGTCGGCGCTGACCAGCGGCCGGCTGGAGATCGGCCGCGAGATCCTGGACAACCTGTCGTCGATGAACCTGTCGCCATCCGACCGGGCGATGACCGATTATCTGTCGGGCCTGGCCGACAAGGCGGCCGGCAATCCCGAGGCTGCCATCCAGCGCTGGCGCGCCATCGCCGACCAGGGCATCGATCGCAAGGTCTCGGTTCTGGCCCGCCTGGCGCAGATCCAGACCGAGGTGGAGACCGGTGCGATCACCCCATCCGACGGGGCGGCGGCGATCGACAAGCTGCGCTTCGACTGGCGGGGAGACGAGATCGAGCTGCACATGCTGCAGCTTCTGGGCGAGATGCACGAAAAGGCCGGCAACTACCATGATGCGCTCGCCGCCTGGAAAGAGGCCGTGACCTATTATCCCGACGCCCCGCAATCGGCGGCGCTGGCCAAGCGCATGAGCGACACCTTCTCGTGGCTGTTCGTCGATGGCGGCGCCTCGAAACTGGCGCCGCTGGATGCGCTGGCCCTGTTCTACGACTATCGGGAACTGACCCCGGTGGGCGAACGCGGCGACGAGATGATCCGGATCATGGCCGACAAGCTGGCCGCGGTCGATCTGCTCGACGAGGCCTCGGAACTGCTCCGCCATCAGGTCGCCTTCCGGCTGAGCGGCGCCGACAAGTCGCGGGTGGGCGCCCGGCTGGCGCTGATCCGCCTGCTGGACAACGACCCCGCCGGTGCGCGCCAGGCCCTGCAGGACAGTGTCACCGCCGACATGACCCCGTCGCTGATTGAACAGCGCCAGCGGCTGGAGGCGCGGGCGCTGGCCGATCTGGGCGAATATCCCGGCGCCTTCGCGGCGATCCAGGGGGATGACGGCGCCGAAGCCCGTCGGCTGCGGGCCGAATTCAACTGGGCCCAGGAGAAATGGGGCGATGCGGCCACCGCCTATCGCCATGTCATCGAGCCGGTGCTGAACAGCCCCGACGCCCGGGTCGACGACGTCACCGCGCGCGAGGCGCTGAAGACCGCGGTTGCGGCCGTGCTGGCCGGCAATGACGAGCTGCGGCGCGAGCTGCGCCAGAAGCTGGGCCAGCGCATGGCCGGTACCACCGTCGCCGGTGCCTTCCGTTTCGTGACCGACCCGATCGCACGGCCGGAAAGCGCCGATTTCCGCGCGGCCCTGTCGCAGGTCGGCAGCTATGAGAGCTTCCTTGCCGCCTATCGCCAGCAGGTCGCGACCCAGCGTCTCAGCACGATCAACTGA
- a CDS encoding FliO/MopB family protein: MTFNDILQMIAGLALVAGLIGLVALAIRRWGDRAGAPARGRRLALVESRQIDPKRRLVLIRRDDVEHLLLIGGDGDLVIERAIEAPDMAAAPAPMRGTEPGFRPAAAPVAARDYADDDDDDEPVLRVDRRGTERRRGFPPQPGRRIPPEFDR, translated from the coding sequence ATGACCTTTAACGATATTCTCCAGATGATTGCCGGGCTGGCGCTCGTGGCCGGGCTGATCGGGCTTGTCGCCCTGGCGATCCGCCGCTGGGGCGACCGGGCCGGCGCCCCCGCCCGCGGCCGCCGGCTTGCCCTGGTCGAAAGCCGCCAGATCGACCCCAAGCGGCGGCTGGTGCTGATCCGCCGCGACGATGTGGAACATCTGCTGCTGATCGGCGGCGACGGTGATCTGGTGATCGAGCGGGCGATCGAAGCGCCCGACATGGCCGCTGCACCCGCGCCCATGCGGGGGACCGAGCCCGGCTTCCGCCCCGCGGCCGCGCCCGTCGCTGCGCGCGACTATGCCGATGACGACGACGACGACGAGCCGGTGCTGCGCGTCGACCGGCGCGGAACCGAGCGGCGGCGCGGTTTTCCGCCTCAGCCCGGACGGCGGATCCCGCCGGAGTTCGACCGGTGA
- a CDS encoding EscU/YscU/HrcU family type III secretion system export apparatus switch protein: MTQKQPRQVAVALGFDPTGDDVPKVLAAGHGALAEKILAMAFASGIPVRRDADLAAILEALEPESPIPPAAFAAVAEILAHLYRLNGSLGGGDR, encoded by the coding sequence ATGACCCAGAAGCAGCCACGCCAGGTGGCGGTGGCCCTTGGCTTCGATCCCACCGGCGACGACGTGCCCAAAGTGCTGGCGGCCGGCCACGGCGCCCTTGCCGAAAAGATCCTCGCCATGGCCTTCGCCTCGGGGATCCCCGTCCGGCGGGATGCCGACCTGGCCGCGATCCTTGAGGCGCTGGAGCCGGAAAGCCCGATCCCGCCGGCCGCCTTTGCGGCGGTGGCGGAGATCCTGGCCCATCTCTACCGCCTGAACGGCAGTCTGGGCGGCGGCGACCGCTGA
- a CDS encoding RsmD family RNA methyltransferase, protein MSAPADPSRNPAWPSPELMITEGWADYALLDSGYGRKLERAGRMTVIRPEPQAMWSPALDEAAWERADAMFDADRSSEDEGGRWRFARDDMPETWPMSFDGVGFLGRFTPFRHLGFFPEQATQWAWMLPRIRARVAAGGPPPRLLNLFGYTGVASLLAASAGAEVVHVDASKKAIHQARENQAAAGLDDLPIRWLVEDARRFLAREVRRGNTYDGILLDPPKYGRGPKGEVWKLFDDLPPILADVAAVTAPDAMFVILTAYATRLTSAALAGLMTETMGRLQGRVFCGEIATAELSAGRVLPTALFARWMSDTALTAEPAALRGA, encoded by the coding sequence TTGTCCGCGCCCGCCGATCCGTCCCGCAATCCCGCCTGGCCCTCGCCTGAGCTGATGATCACCGAGGGCTGGGCCGATTACGCCCTGCTCGACAGCGGTTATGGCCGCAAGCTGGAGCGTGCCGGCCGGATGACCGTCATCCGTCCCGAGCCTCAGGCAATGTGGAGCCCGGCGCTCGACGAGGCGGCGTGGGAGCGGGCGGATGCGATGTTCGATGCCGATCGCAGCTCGGAAGACGAGGGCGGCCGCTGGCGCTTCGCCCGCGACGACATGCCCGAGACCTGGCCGATGAGCTTTGACGGCGTCGGCTTCCTCGGCCGGTTCACGCCCTTCCGGCATCTGGGCTTCTTTCCCGAACAGGCGACGCAATGGGCCTGGATGCTGCCACGCATCCGCGCGCGGGTCGCCGCCGGCGGCCCGCCGCCGCGGCTGCTGAACCTGTTCGGCTATACCGGTGTCGCCTCGCTGCTGGCCGCATCGGCCGGGGCGGAGGTCGTGCATGTCGATGCCTCGAAAAAGGCGATCCATCAGGCGCGCGAGAACCAGGCCGCAGCCGGCCTCGACGATCTGCCGATCCGCTGGCTGGTAGAGGATGCCCGCCGCTTCCTGGCGCGCGAGGTCCGTCGCGGCAACACCTATGACGGCATCCTGCTCGATCCGCCCAAATATGGCCGCGGCCCCAAGGGCGAGGTCTGGAAGCTGTTCGACGATCTGCCGCCGATCCTGGCCGATGTCGCGGCCGTGACCGCCCCCGATGCCATGTTCGTGATCCTGACCGCCTATGCCACGCGCCTTACCTCGGCGGCGCTGGCCGGGCTGATGACCGAAACCATGGGCCGGCTGCAGGGGCGGGTGTTCTGCGGCGAGATCGCCACGGCCGAACTCTCGGCCGGCCGGGTGCTGCCCACCGCGCTCTTCGCCCGCTGGATGTCCGATACGGCGCTGACGGCCGAGCCCGCCGCCCTTCGCGGAGCCTGA
- a CDS encoding LysR family transcriptional regulator: MIRPDLDITLLRCFLTVLDAGGFARAASLLGRTQPAVSQQIRRLEDLLGHRLIQRASPGRSQPPQPTAAGERLAEQARRLIALHDGLVADMLGLEELPATLRLGVHQHASDEILGRLVAEVARLRPGTGLDLRITHNAQLTAEIAAGELDLALPLAVVMDGAGQDGGAGHEGALPVSIDWRGTSEAGGTTALPLIAFRPPCIFRQAAIMALGRAGRRWRLVHEATDARSLAAALSAGLGVAAVPDVGRYDDIPHAPAGLGLPPLPGAMLRPLAAPGLGADLVAALAGLAAGR, from the coding sequence ATGATCCGCCCCGATCTCGACATCACCCTGCTGCGCTGTTTTCTGACGGTGCTCGACGCCGGCGGTTTCGCCCGCGCGGCCAGCCTGCTCGGCCGGACCCAGCCGGCGGTCAGCCAGCAGATCCGGCGGCTGGAAGATCTGCTGGGCCATCGGCTGATCCAGCGTGCCTCCCCCGGGCGCAGCCAGCCGCCGCAGCCGACGGCCGCGGGGGAACGGTTGGCCGAACAGGCCCGGCGGCTGATTGCGCTGCATGACGGGCTGGTGGCCGATATGCTGGGGCTGGAGGAACTGCCGGCCACGCTCAGGCTGGGCGTGCACCAGCATGCCAGCGACGAGATCCTGGGACGGCTGGTTGCAGAAGTGGCGCGGCTGCGCCCCGGCACCGGCCTGGACCTGCGCATCACCCATAATGCCCAGCTGACGGCAGAGATTGCCGCAGGTGAGCTTGATCTGGCGCTGCCACTGGCGGTCGTGATGGATGGTGCAGGGCAGGATGGAGGGGCCGGGCACGAGGGGGCGCTGCCGGTTTCGATCGACTGGCGCGGGACAAGCGAGGCAGGAGGCACCACGGCGCTGCCTCTGATCGCCTTCCGGCCACCCTGCATCTTCCGGCAGGCAGCGATTATGGCGCTCGGGCGTGCCGGCCGGCGCTGGCGGCTGGTTCACGAAGCGACCGATGCCCGTTCCCTGGCGGCGGCACTGTCGGCCGGTCTGGGCGTTGCCGCCGTTCCCGATGTCGGGCGCTATGACGACATTCCCCATGCTCCGGCCGGGCTTGGCCTGCCGCCCCTGCCGGGGGCGATGCTGCGGCCGCTGGCAGCACCAGGGCTTGGTGCCGATCTTGTCGCCGCCCTTGCCGGGCTGGCGGCCGGGCGCTGA
- the fliP gene encoding flagellar type III secretion system pore protein FliP (The bacterial flagellar biogenesis protein FliP forms a type III secretion system (T3SS)-type pore required for flagellar assembly.), translated as MRYKTAQLAGLLILVLLAALAGSHPAFAQSVTVDLGAEDPGGFTGRIVQLVTLVTVLSLAPGLLVAVTSFTRIVVVLSLLRSALGVQQTPPNAVLIGLAMFLTGFVMTPTFERAWTEGVAPLVAEDITEEEAFDRISAPFRDFMTAHVGERELTAFVDMAALDPEPASVEDVPLQVLVPAFMVSELRRAFEIGFLVFLPFLIIDMLVASLLMSMGMMMLPPVMISLPFKLIFFVLIDGWSLIAGSLVRSFAG; from the coding sequence GTGCGGTATAAGACCGCACAGCTTGCCGGCCTTCTGATCCTGGTTCTGCTGGCGGCCCTGGCCGGCAGTCATCCGGCCTTTGCCCAGTCGGTCACCGTCGATCTGGGGGCCGAGGATCCGGGCGGCTTCACCGGCCGGATCGTTCAGCTCGTCACCCTGGTCACTGTGCTGTCGCTGGCACCGGGGCTGCTGGTGGCCGTGACGTCTTTCACCCGGATCGTGGTGGTGCTGTCGCTTCTGCGCAGCGCGCTGGGCGTGCAGCAGACACCGCCCAATGCGGTGCTGATCGGCCTTGCCATGTTCCTGACCGGCTTCGTGATGACGCCCACTTTCGAGCGCGCCTGGACCGAGGGCGTGGCGCCGCTGGTGGCCGAGGACATCACCGAAGAGGAAGCCTTCGACCGGATTTCCGCCCCGTTCCGCGACTTCATGACCGCCCATGTCGGCGAGCGCGAGCTGACGGCCTTCGTGGATATGGCGGCGCTCGATCCCGAGCCCGCATCGGTGGAAGACGTTCCCCTTCAGGTGCTGGTGCCGGCCTTCATGGTCAGCGAGTTGCGCCGTGCCTTCGAGATCGGCTTTCTGGTCTTCCTGCCCTTCCTGATCATCGACATGCTGGTGGCATCCCTGCTGATGTCCATGGGTATGATGATGCTCCCGCCGGTGATGATCTCGTTGCCGTTCAAGCTGATCTTCTTTGTTCTGATCGACGGCTGGTCGCTGATCGCCGGCAGTCTGGTTCGCAGTTTCGCCGGCTGA
- a CDS encoding OmpA/MotB family protein: MSGLDDPMGVDGAGGEDGPVHGEPAKADWMYTFADLVSLLLTFFVMLFAMSSLQDDRFQEIASSLGARLNLTQAVPAPRPSASVDMPSVLIPRAVDLDYLRRIMTAKLAQLPMAERIPDLELRRENGRVVLSLPADSLFQPGSAELVPGARRVLFLLGESLSVFANRVSVEGHTDPIQIQNDRYPSNWELSIDRAASVARALRQSGYTKTIAVYGHGSSRFDDVDIRLPRDERYAKSRRVDVLIDEPEAEGFGS, from the coding sequence ATGAGCGGCCTGGACGATCCGATGGGCGTCGATGGTGCCGGGGGAGAGGACGGACCGGTCCATGGCGAGCCGGCCAAGGCCGACTGGATGTACACATTCGCGGATCTGGTCTCGCTGCTGCTGACCTTTTTCGTGATGCTGTTCGCCATGTCCTCCCTTCAGGACGACCGTTTCCAGGAGATCGCAAGCTCGCTCGGCGCGCGGCTGAACCTGACCCAGGCGGTGCCGGCCCCGCGGCCCTCGGCCTCGGTCGACATGCCGAGCGTGCTGATCCCGCGGGCGGTGGATCTGGATTATCTGCGCCGGATCATGACCGCCAAGCTGGCCCAGCTGCCCATGGCGGAACGCATCCCGGATCTGGAACTGCGGCGCGAGAACGGCCGGGTGGTGCTGTCCCTGCCGGCCGACAGCCTGTTTCAGCCAGGCAGTGCCGAACTGGTGCCGGGCGCGCGCCGGGTGCTGTTCCTGCTGGGTGAAAGCCTGTCGGTTTTCGCCAACCGGGTGAGTGTCGAGGGCCACACCGATCCGATCCAGATCCAGAACGACCGCTATCCGTCCAACTGGGAACTGTCGATCGATCGTGCCGCTTCGGTCGCACGGGCCTTGCGCCAGAGCGGGTACACGAAGACGATAGCGGTCTATGGTCACGGGTCTTCGCGGTTCGACGATGTCGATATCCGCCTGCCCAGGGACGAACGCTATGCGAAGAGCCGGCGGGTCGACGTGCTGATCGACGAACCGGAAGCGGAGGGCTTCGGATCGTGA